The Huiozyma naganishii CBS 8797 chromosome 1, complete genome genome window below encodes:
- the KNAG0A02560 gene encoding uncharacterized protein (similar to Saccharomyces cerevisiae MSS4 (YDR208W); ancestral locus Anc_8.418): MDVLADISRFEDLDRNSYLPERDFDSEEARLDMSSAPRSIAFPGDNIRRRSNTTSVAGAPLKVDTPLLNKYATITACDDINDSTIESFENEMFENRNSRRPRRLTQDSIQSTFRFQASNHRSQIFPITETPLSTRPVSLPLSRSVPAAHFPLHSLTTSTTTSVSSSELDSIDTKRPQGGSLDLGQRIDEGNVNFNIVRNMLNGIRSSCASVSESLDFDRSDKYIFDYDDRMIQTTGQDYAFKFKDYCGGVFKNLRRMLNINDNEYLDSLTSEYVLKELNSPGKSGRFLLSRDYKYIIKTIHHGEHLQLRRTLRQYYNYMKENPNSLLCQFYGLYRVKLPRTFQNRISNRKVYFIVMNNLLPPSVNIDVTFDLKGSLWGRYTESQGQEEQRDRQLIMKDINWIELHEKLNFNSTGQKNQFLSQLLRDVKLLAELNTMDYSLLVGFHYIENNPENDEPGSTKPVPRSPQENAFHGDKVVYYVGIIDCLTNYSLRKRLETVWRSLNHNLDEVSAIPPEKYATRFYDFISMSVETE; encoded by the coding sequence ATGGACGTACTTGCCGATATATCGAGGTTCGAGGACCTTGATCGAAACTCCTATCTTCCGGAGAGAGATTTCGACTCCGAAGAAGCCCGTTTAGATATGAGCTCAGCTCCCCGCAGCATTGCTTTCCCTGGTGACAACATCAGGAGAAGGAGTAATACGACTTCTGTTGCTGGGGCTCCCTTGAAAGTGGATACCCCCCTTCTCAATAAGTATGCTACGATCACCGCATGTGATGACATAAACGACAGTACGATAGAGAGCTTTGAGAATGAAATGTTTGAAAATAGGAACTCTagaaggccaagaaggCTGACACAGGATTCGATACAGTCCACTTTCAGGTTTCAGGCCTCTAATCATAGGAGCCAGATTTTCCCCATCACGGAAACCCCCCTGTCCACACGCCCAGTGTCCTTGCCGCTCTCCCGCAGTGTTCCAGCGGCCCATTTCCCATTGCATTCTTTGACCACTAGTACCACAACCAGTGTATCCAGCTCAGAGCTGGATTCCATTGATACTAAAAGACCGCAGGGCGGTTCACTGGATTTGGGCCAGAGGATCGATGAGGGGAACGTTAATTTCAATATTGTGAGAAACATGCTGAATGGCATTAGGTCATCTTGCGCGTCTGTTTCTGAGAGTCTTGACTTTGATCGGTCCgataaatatatatttgaCTACGATGACAGGATGATACAAACTACAGGGCAGGACTACgccttcaaattcaaggattactgtggtggtgttttcaaaaatctTCGACGTATGCTGAATATTAATGATAATGAGTATCTGGACTCTTTGACGTCAGAATACGTgctcaaagaattgaactCGCCTGGCAAAAGTGGTCGTTTTTTACTTTCCAGAGACTACAAATACATCATAAAAACGATACACCATGGAGAGCATCTGCAACTGCGCAGGACATTACGACAATATTACAATTATATGAAGGAAAACCCAAACAGTCTGCTATGTCAATTTTACGGCCTTTATAGAGTAAAATTGCCAAGGACTTTTCAAAACAGAATTAGCAATAGAAAAGTTTACTTCATAGTGATGAACAACCTCCTTCCACCGTCTGTTAACATCGACGTTACTTTTGATTTAAAGGGCTCTCTATGGGGCAGGTACACCGAATCACAGGGCCAGGAGGAACAGCGCGacagacaattgatcatGAAGGATATCAATTGGATAGAACTTCACGAAAAACTGAACTTTAACTCTACCGGGCAGAAAAATCAATTCTTGAGCCAACTACTGAGGGATGTTAAATTGTTAGCAGAGCTAAATACAATGGACTACTCTTTACTTGTGGGGTTCCACTACATTGAAAATAACCCAGAAAACGATGAGCCCGGCTCCACCAAGCCAGTACCCCGTAGCCCACAAGAAAACGCGTTTCATGGTGATAAGGTCGTTTATTACGTTGGGATCATTGACTGTTTAACGAATTACTCGTTGAGAAAACGGTTGGAAACTGTTTGGAGATCGTTGAACCATAATCTCGATGAAGTGAGCGCTATACCACCTGAGAAGTATGCCACAAGGTTCTACGACTTTATCTCGATGTCTGTAGAAACAGAGTAG
- the EST1 gene encoding Est1p (similar to Saccharomyces cerevisiae EBS1 (YDR206W) and EST1 (YLR233C); ancestral locus Anc_8.415): MADLGLLVVRESSKLSSCDVLYNRKFVSVSLVKFHAELFEAVTRILDSSTKVTEDEIQLFFESLWGEYQLVVFQYFIRWKEALWRDSARQRKKCYVEFRKLRDRSQQLFKKFHRLYYSIIEYITARYDISNAIPVHILGKLNLDKVSHRTKQMPTVVVSDRYSITTRNVTCVFYHCLINLGRIHYCQKMVEEPIHHEMSRCEFTKAERYLTAATIIIPALSTSYTQLYVINNKKRNYLEAIYQLVRSSRTRIGNAKATETLQFFFKLNNIEKLFQEQKDIDGVGQVTWYTFMLISYHMDVSLRRSTAVESQKSKANVQKLLNQALHNHVPQIIDKVFQIMVILIGTFHTMLSVDLPEIENLHAVNVNKLHYFHSDYLEFIFEYFITLIDNVATDDHASEIAPLAIVRLMIGWIKCNRPVLHKAHRHVVLCTRLAMLVNVLIKKLQQNGITQWSIKPTRSYYFKEDVLLKNFSCIRDHLTDFMDDEIDRKRRNIINRLAGFPPRKERLDFQGENSLRSQAVVAALIKFLSSNNSNTRWNDDMRVFDIS; this comes from the coding sequence ATGGCTGATCTGGGCCTGCTCGTGGTCAGAGAATCAAGTAAACTTAGTAGTTGTGACGTTTTGTACAACCGTAAATTTGTTAGCGTGAGTCTGGTTAAATTTCATGCAGAACTTTTCGAGGCCGTTACTAGGATACTGGATTCATCAACGAAGGTAACGGAGGACGAAATCCAGCTCTTTTTTGAGTCCTTATGGGGGGAGTATCAACTGGTTGTTTTCCAGTACTTTATCCGGTGGAAAGAGGCTCTGTGGAGGGATTCTGCCAGACAGCGGAAAAAGTGTTACGTGGAATTCAGGAAGTTAAGAGATAGATCGCAGCagcttttcaaaaaattccACAGGCTCTATTATTCCATTATCGAATACATAACGGCACGCTACGATATCTCCAATGCAATTCCTGTCCATATCTTAGGTAAGCTGAACTTGGATAAAGTTTCGCACAGGACAAAACAGATGCCAACCGTAGTGGTCTCTGATCGGTACTCGATAACTACACGGAACGTGACGTGCGTCTTTTATCATTGTTTGATTAATCTAGGTAGGATACACTATTGTCAAAAAATGGTTGAAGAGCCCATACATCATGAGATGAGTCGGTGTGAGTTTACAAAAGCGGAGAGATATCTTACAGCGGCTACAATCATAATACCCGCGCTCAGCACATCGTACACACAACTATACGTAAtaaacaacaagaagagaaattACTTGGAAGCAATATACCAATTGGTCAGGAGCTCGAGAACCAGGATTGGTAATGCAAAGGCTACCGAGACGTTacagtttttcttcaagttgaatAACATTGAGAAGTTGTTTCAAGAGCAAAAAGATATTGATGGAGTGGGGCAAGTAACATGGTATACGTTCATGTTGATAAGTTACCACATGGATGTATCACTGCGACGGTCTACTGCAGTAGAGTCTCAGAAGTCTAAAGCTAACGTCCAGAAGCTGCTCAACCAAGCGCTACATAATCATGTCCCTCAAATTATCGAtaaagttttccaaatcatgGTCATTCTCATAGGTACATTCCACACAATGCTCTCAGTGGACCTTCCCGAGATCGAAAACTTACACGCTGTCAATGTCAATAAGCTGCATTATTTCCATTCCGACTACCTGGAATTCATATTTGAGTACTTCATCACGTTGATCGATAACGTTGCGACCGACGACCACGCCAGTGAGATAGCACCCTTGGCCATTGTCAGGCTGATGATTGGCTGGATCAAATGTAATCGTCCAGTTTTGCACAAGGCTCATAGACACGTTGTGCTATGCACTAGACTGGCAATGCTAGTAAACGTGCTGATCaagaaacttcaacaaaacgGGATCACACAGTGGTCCATCAAACCGACAAGGTCGTACTATTTTAAAGAGgatgttcttctcaaaaACTTCTCCTGCATACGAGACCACCTCACCGACTTCATGGACGACGAAATAGACCGGAAAAGGCGTAACATAATCAACCGTCTCGCCGGGTTCCCCCCGCGAAAGGAGAGGCTGGACTTCCAGGGAGAGAATTCGCTCAGAAGTCAGGCGGTCGTCGCTGCACTGATCAAGTTCCTCTCAAGCAACAACTCGAACACCAGATGGAACGATGACATGCGAGTCTTTGATATCTCCTAA
- the TOP3 gene encoding DNA topoisomerase 3 (similar to Saccharomyces cerevisiae TOP3 (YLR234W); ancestral locus Anc_8.414), protein MKVLCVAEKNSIAKAVAHILGGGSSTSRGSGYTYVKNYDFQFGGFPFAPGSCQVTMTSVAGHLRGMDFDNARYGWGKCNIFELFDAPVSETMDRNQQLIADNIRKEARNVDYLMVWTDCDREGEYIGWEIFQAAQKGNNRLDESKLYRAVFSHVERGHILQAARSPQRLDMCSVNAVGTRIELDLRTGVSFTRLLTDTMARRVQAQTAPGKTGHQSQNRKKDKVVISYGPCQFPHFGVRGGRRFERIRNFIPEEFWYIQLQLAGENTGTTTFQWERGHLFDRLSVLTFYETCLETAGDRAKVSNLRSKPTAKYRPLPLTTVELQKNCARFLRINAKQSLAAAEKLYQKGFISYPRTETDTFPRTMESELKKIVGNLGGSDSDNSWSSYANELLSVNNGSNKFKFPRGGSHDDKAHPPIHPIISLGPNANVDANEKRVYEYVVRHFLACCSEDAKGQSTTLTLDWASELFTATGLVVLERNFLDVYPYAKWETTKQLPRLEINQECLLDKAEMKSGTTSTPKPMTESELISLMDANGIGTDATIAEHIEKIQARNYVKSEKVGKETYLQPTTLGVALVHGFEAIGLEDSFAKPFQRREMEEDLKKICLGQLTKPAVVQDILTKYKNYWHRTNQHKMKLLEVYNTTAREMLS, encoded by the coding sequence ATGAAAGTGCTCTGCGTCGCGGAGAAAAACTCTATTGCAAAGGCGGTAGCTCACATTCTTGGTGGCGGGTCGTCTACCTCGCGCGGGTCCGGTTACACATATGTTAAAAATTACGATTTCCAGTTCGGTGGCTTCCCTTTCGCGCCGGGGTCCTGTCAAGTGACAATGACGAGTGTTGCTGGTCACTTGCGCGGCATGGACTTTGACAATGCACGGTATGGTTGGGGGAAGTGCAACATTTTTGAGCTGTTCGATGCCCCCGTCAGTGAGACGATGGATCGGAACCAACAGCTAATTGCTGATAATATTCGTAAAGAGGCTAGAAACGTAGACTACTTGATGGTTTGGACTGATTGTGATCGAGAGGGTGAGTACATTGGTTGGGAAATCTTTCAAGCAGCTCagaaggggaacaacaGACTAGATGAATCCAAACTGTATCGTGCTGTATTTTCGCATGTGGAGAGGGGACACATATTGCAAGCTGCGAGGTCCCCTCAACGACTGGATATGTGTAGTGTTAATGCAGTGGGGACGAGGATCGAGCTTGATTTGAGAACAGGGGTTTCGTTCACAAGACTGCTAACGGATACGATGGCAAGGAGAGTGCAAGCACAGACAGCTCCCGGCAAGACAGGCCATCAGTCGCAAAACCGTAAGAAGGACAAGGTAGTGATCTCCTATGGTCCATGCCAGTTCCCCCACTTTGGGGTTCGTGGTGGACGTAGGTTTGAAAGGATACGAAATTTTATACCAGAAGAATTTTGGTACATTCAATTACAACTAGCTGGAGAGAATACGGGCACAACAACTTTCCAGTGGGAAAGAGGACACCTGTTTGACAGATTGAGTGTTTTGACTTTTTACGAAACGTGTCTTGAGACAGCCGGTGATAGGGCAAAAGTTTCCAATTTGCGGTCTAAACCCACGGCAAAGTACAGACCTTTACCCTTGACGACGGTGGAGTTACAGAAAAATTGTGCTAGGTTTCTCCGAATAAATGCCAAGCAATCTCTCGCTGCCGCTGAAAAACTGTACCAGAAGGGTTTCATTTCGTACCCAAGGACTGAAACTGACACTTTCCCAAGGACCATGGAGAGtgagttgaaaaaaattgtggGTAACCTGGGTGGCTCCGACAGCGACAACTCATGGAGTTCATATGCGAATGAACTGTTAAGTGTCAACAACGGGAgcaacaagttcaagttTCCCAGGGGTGGGTCCCATGACGATAAGGCGCATCCTCCAATCCACCCGATCATTTCCTTGGGTCCCAACGCAAATGTCGATGCGAACGAGAAGAGGGTTTACGAATACGTCGTGCGACATTTCCTGGCGTGTTGTTCGGAGGACGCAAAGGGCCAATCCACCACTTTGACCCTGGATTGGGCCTCTGAGTTGTTCACCGCGACTGGCCTTGTCGTACTCGAGCGCAATTTTTTGGATGTTTACCCGTATGCCAAATGGGAGACCACCAAACAGCTACCCAGACTGGAGATAAACCAGGAGTGCTTGTTAGACAAGGCAGAAATGAAATCGGGGACCACGTCCACGCCCAAACCGATGACGGAGAGTGAGCTTATTTCGTTGATGGATGCCAACGGGATTGGCACAGACGCGACGATTGCGGAGCACATTGAGAAGATTCAAGCTCGAAATTACGTGAAGTCGGAGAAAGTTGGCAAAGAAACGTACTTACAGCCGACGACGCTGGGGGTTGCCCTGGTGCATGGCTTTGAAGCCATAGGACTGGAGGACTCCTTTGCGAAGCCGTTCCAAAGAAGGGAAATGGAGGAAGatctgaagaagatctGTCTCGGACAGCTGACAAAACCCGCAGTCGTTCAGGATATCCTGACCAAGTATAAGAACTACTGGCACAGAACTAACCAGCACAAGATGAAGTTATTGGAGGTCTACAACACCACTGCTAGGGAAATGCTCTCTTAA
- the THI7 gene encoding thiamine transporter THI7 (similar to Saccharomyces cerevisiae THI7 (YLR237W); ancestral locus Anc_8.412) encodes MVDFQKHLRFLEIKVEDRHTLSFLRNPDLLPIEKKNQTWGFWSNFAYWGVLSFSVGTWMSASSALSVGLSYPETIGTFIIGDVLTIFFTLANSYPGYDWKIGYTLTQRFVFGIYGSGFGILIRILMSIVNYASTAWLGGLCLNMVFDSWSHHYLHLPNTLSHKVAMTTKELIGFVLFHIITVFCYLLKPYQINKIMIISCIATCFSMIGIVGYLCRANGGVGELFTSTKSTATGSTKAWAWIYMISYWFGSVSPGSTNQSDYSRFGSSQTAIWLGTICALLIPTTLIPVFGVIGASTCQDLYGTPFWMPTEIFDYWLKDGYSSGARAGAFFCGVSFTLSQMSFAISNAGFASGMDLAGVLPKYINIRRGAIFTAVISVALQPWNFYNSSSTFLTVMSAFGIVMTPIIAVLICDNFIIRKRQYSVTQGFVLKGEYYFNKGVNWRAMVAWIFGMTPGLPGIAWEVNNNYFHNKGIVNFFYGDSFFAFAISFFLYWALCYVFPFKIDILHDDMDYFDAFTDEEAEEKGMIPFSQITPEMISNHIMFKEDKSATDGSEIDSTASASSSIEIVHETNVESKSANGDSDQKEESSTHSEPEKSNFLTSFVKKYNFK; translated from the coding sequence ATGGTCGACTTTCAAAAGCATTTGAGGTTTCTGGAAATCAAAGTAGAAGACAGGCATACGCTAAGTTTTCTACGTAATCCAGATTTACTACCCatcgagaagaagaatcaGACATGGGGGTTTTGGTCTAACTTTGCCTACTGGGGGGTGCTGTCCTTCTCTGTCGGGACGTGGATGAGCGCATCCTCCGCACTGTCCGTCGGTTTATCGTACCCTGAAACCATTGGTACATTTATCATCGGTGATGTGCTGaccatcttcttcacaCTTGCCAACTCGTACCCAGGTTACGACTGGAAAATCGGTTACACTTTGACCCAGAGATTCGTCTTTGGTATCTACGGTTCCGGGTTTGGTATTTTGATTAGAATCCTCATGAGTATTGTCAACTATGCATCTACAGCTTGGTTGGGTGGGCTATGTCTAAATATGGTTTTCGACTCCTGGTCACACCATTACTTGCATTTGCCAAACACTCTAAGCCACAAGGTCGCAATGACCACCAAAGAGCTGATTGGGTTTGTCCTTTTCCACATTATCACCGTCTTCTGCTATTTGCTAAAGCCATACCAAATCAACAAGATCATGATCATTTCCTGTATTGCTACATGTTTTTCCATGATTGGTATCGTCGGTTACCTATGCCGTGCAAACGGCGGTGTTGGTGAATTGTTCACCTCCACCAAATCGACAGCCACGGGGTCCACCAAGGCATGGGCCTGGATTTATATGATCTCTTACTGGTTCGGGTCCGTCTCCCCTGGTTCGACCAACCAGAGTGATTACTCGCGTTTTGGGAGCTCCCAAACAGCCATCTGGCTCGGTACCATCTGTGCATTGTTGATCCCGACCACTTTGATCCCAGTCTTCGGTGTCATTGGGGCCTCTACGTGTCAGGATCTGTACGGTACCCCATTCTGGATGCCCACTGAAATCTTCGACTACTGGCTGAAGGACGGCTACTCATCTGGTGCTCGTGCGGGTGCCTTTTTCTGTGGTGTCTCCTTCACGCTATCTCAAATGTCCTTTGCTATCTCCAACGCCGGGTTTGCCAGTGGTATGGATTTGGCCGGTGTGTTGCCAAAATACATTAACATCAGAAGGGGTGCCATTTTCACCGCCGTCATTTCCGTCGCTTTACAACCATGGAACTTTTACAATTCTtcttccactttcttgacCGTGATGAGTGCCTTCGGTATTGTTATGACACCCATCATTGCGGTTTTGATTTGTGACAATTTCATCATTAGAAAGAGACAGTACTCTGTGACACAAGGTTTTGTCTTGAAGGGTGAGTACTACTTCAACAAGGGTGTTAACTGGAGAGCTATGGTTGCCTGGATATTCGGTATGACTCCAGGTCTACCAGGTATTGCTTGGGAagtcaacaacaactactTCCACAACAAGGGTATTGTGAATTTCTTCTACGGTGATTCTTTCTTTGCCTTTGCCATTTCGTTCTTTCTATACTGGGCTCTGTGCTACGTGTTCCCTTTCAAGATTGACATCTTGCACGATGACATGGACTACTTCGATGCCTTCACTGATGAAGAGGCCGAAGAGAAGGGAATGATACCGTTCAGCCAAATCACTCCAGAGATGATCTCCAACCATATCATGTTCAAGGAAGACAAATCTGCGACAGACGGGTCCGAAATTGACAGCACTGCGTCTGCCTCCTCGAGTATCGAGATCGTTCACGAGACAAACGTCGAATCCAAGTCCGCCAACGGAGATTCTGATCAAAAAGAGGAATCATCCACTCATTCAGAGCCTGAGAAATCTAATTTCTTGACCAGCTTCGTGAAGAAATACAACTTCAAATAG
- the RAV2 gene encoding Rav2p (similar to Saccharomyces cerevisiae RAV2 (YDR202C); ancestral locus Anc_8.410) gives MTTELYPYDYNGVPDTHDEIQDHSNEQRWLINEIIRPELPNIIDNVEKCVEGLYSDQTFKMPLSNSTAGNSVLGPTIKGIITRQGTNVLDFQIALSFPEFKKGKPTIYRMNTGVKFSLYQLEYIGKNLQTILELLEDLEIEEDTELFLEKFRSVLSVITQSINVLENPPKNLIFPFDNNFAMKQMFQGYGELSESNHHEISLEIVLVKNELCIDFRNLEKVTKKPWCNIDLETKKSLVDKIKEALKVDRDKTLSETLRENDVHLEEPGLITNLMISTFNRESTTLQQAQAFIARCITYNGKVVIETEKISVTTSDPTLISITSKLSSIERSISNHFTNLEVA, from the coding sequence ATGACTACAGAACTATATCCATACGATTATAACGGGGTACCGGATACGCACGATGAGATACAGGACCACTCGAACGAACAACGTTGGCTTATAAACGAGATTATAAGGCCGGAACTGCCCAACATCATAGATAACGTAGAGAAGTGTGTGGAGGGATTGTACAGCGACCAGACGTTTAAGATGCCACTCAGTAACAGCACTGCTGGGAACTCAGTCTTAGGACCGACCATCAAGGGTATCATAACGCGACAGGGGACCAATGTTCTTGACTTTCAAATTGCTCTAAGCTTCCCCGAATTTAAGAAAGGGAAGCCTACCATCTACAGAATGAATACTGGGGTCAAGTTTTCTTTGTACCAATTAGAGTACATTGGGAAAAACCTTCAAACCATTTTAGAACTCCTGgaagatttggaaattgaggaagacactgaactgttcctcGAGAAATTCCGTTCCGTATTGAGTGTAATCACCCAATCAATAAATGTTTTGGAGAACCCGCCTAAAAATCTGATCTTCCCCTTCGATAATAACTTTGCAATGAAACAAATGTTCCAAGGTTACGGGGAATTGAGCGAGTCAAATCACCATGAAATCAGTCTCGAAattgttcttgtcaaaaACGAGTTGTGCATAGATTTCAGAAACTTGGAAAAAGTCACCAAGAAACCGTGGTGCAATATCGATCTAGAAACCAAGAAATCTCTAGTAGACAAGATAAAAGAGGCACTGAAAGTAGATCGTGATAAAACACTGAGCGAAACTCTTCGTGAAAATGACGTCCATTTGGAAGAGCCAGGCCTGATAACGAACTTAATGATCAGTACATTCAACAGAGAAAGTACGACTTTACAACAAGCACAAGCGTTTATTGCACGTTGCATAACCTACAACGGGAAGGTCGTCATCGAAACCGAGAAGATATCTGTCACAACCAGCGACCCTACGTTAATAAGTATTACGTCAAAACTGAGCTCGATAGAACGATCTATAAGTAACCATTTTACCAACTTGGAAGTCGCATAA
- the LIP2 gene encoding lipoyl(octanoyl) transferase LIP2 (similar to Saccharomyces cerevisiae LIP2 (YLR239C); ancestral locus Anc_8.407), whose translation MSMVMRLPKHGWSHRCISRRLLSLGPASITHPVSESAKVLRHIQHTKIIPFTEGLDIQEKLVRAQLDLKKIHAKIRAQLADWEKHRAADASLNPNELQIIDQIFAMKPHPTVLTFEFEPTYTGGKRIKKSLTQEQVAQFESFKPATQVDNPAPKFVQVERGGEITFHGPSQMVAYVLLDLKDFHDFSARGLVKAIEWATINVLKHLKVNDRETLDIDAKLTNKTGVWAVDGKKIASLGIHVRRSITSHGVAINVDTDLSYMNSFEMCGSPGVKATSIKEQRPDIDNISTGDVAVQFVRELAKILGINIMERMAAEDSNEQK comes from the coding sequence ATGTCAATGGTTATGAGACTGCCCAAACACGGGTGGTCACATCGTTGTATTTCACGCCGTCTACTAAGTCTTGGCCCCGCATCGATAACCCATCCTGTTTCAGAGTCCGCAAAGGTGCTCCGACACATACAACACACCAAGATTATACCTTTTACAGAAGGGCTGGACATACAAGAAAAGCTCGTAAGAGCCCAATtggatttgaagaagatccaTGCAAAGATAAGGGCGCAGTTGGCAGATTGGGAGAAGCATCGGGCTGCTGATGCTTCTTTGAATCCTAACGAGTTACAAATCATCGATCAGATCTTTGCCATGAAGCCGCATCCAACTGTTCTCACATTCGAGTTTGAACCCACCTATACGGGTGGAAAACGGATCAAGAAGTCATTAACGCAGGAACAAGTTGCACAATTTGAGAGCTTCAAGCCAGCGACCCAAGTGGACAACCCAGCACCCAAGTTTGTACAAGTGGAAAGAGGCGGAGAAATCACCTTCCATGGCCCATCTCAGATGGTAGCCTATGTGTTGCTCGATTTGAAAGATTTTCACGACTTTTCTGCGAGGGGCCTGGTGAAAGCTATTGAATGGGCGACCATTAATGTACTGAAACATCTTAAAGTTAACGACCGAGAAACTCTAGACATCGATGCGAAATTGACCAATAAGACCGGTGTTTGGGCTGTTGACGGTAAGAAGATTGCTAGTCTTGGGATACACGTGAGACGATCGATCACTTCTCATGGTGTCGCGATAAACGTCGATACAGACTTATCTTACatgaacagttttgaaatGTGCGGGTCCCCCGGGGTGAAGGCAACGTCAATCAAAGAGCAGAGACCTGACATAGATAATATCAGTACAGGTGACGTCGCAGTACAATTTGTACGAGAACTAGCCAAGATTCTGGGAATTAACATTATGGAAAGAATGGCCGCCGAAGATTCgaatgaacaaaaatga